The DNA region ACTCGCGGTGGTACTCCAGTCCCGCCTGAATTGCGCTACTTCCATCCCCGTGGTCACATCAATCAGATCGAAGAATGGTGGTGTTCGATCAGTCCTCACCTGCATCACCAAGTAAGTACCACCTGGTGAAAATGCCCAATCTTCGATGTACTCCTCTTCGCCAGAAGGCTTGGTTCTCCACACCTGTTGGCCAGTATCCGCATCTGATAGAATGATTTCGGAGTTTCCCACCTGGGTCGCCAGATAAGTACCATCTGGAGAAAACTTTATGATTCCAATGGCATCTGGATTACTGGTTTGCTGCACTACCCGTCCCGTCGCCAGATCCCACAGTCGTCTGATTCCATCATCTGCTACAGACATCAAGTAGATGCCACCTGGGGTAAATGCTGTAGAAATAACGTTGGAACGGTGCCGAAGGAAACGTACACGTCGCGTAGTCCAATCCCAAAGGCGGACTTGAGTCCCATCATGAAACGATACGTAAGCACCGTTTGGGGAAAAAATCATCCCCTCTCCCAATCCAGGCGTCTCTGTCAGCAGCCGTCCAGTAGCCACATCCCAAATACGGATTAAGCTATCTCTCTCGCTTGATGCAAGTTGTAAACCATCCGGTGAAAAAAGCGGCGGATGGGGATGGCGAGGATAGCCCTCTCCATCCTCGTAACGATAGGAATGTAGTTCTCGTAACATATGCCCCGTAGAAACATCCCACAAAATGGTGGATGCTACGTATTCACATGTATCCGTGTCGTTCGAATGAGTACACCCCAGAAGATGAGCAGATCGGGTGAGAAGTTTGGTCCCATCTGGTGAAAACGTTAAGTATTCGTATCTACTTGGATGTCTCTCAAATTGTCGAATCGGCAAATCTGGTTGCGCTAGGGGAGATACGAAAGGTATCAGTGTAAGTAGAAATACAGTGCATCTCATCTGTATCACAGAGAATTAACAGATTGACATATCCCTCAAATACATTTACTCTCCTTTCCTGCATCTACTAAGATGGCAAAGATCGGATTTGTACTTAGTACACCCACTAATAAACTATGGCGAATTTCTCTTCGAAATTAGAGAGCATCCAGCCTAGCCGCTTGTAGAACTTTGATTGTCTGTGTCTGCCACGCCTGTAAGAAAGCGCCTCAACCGTCTGGAAAACCAGTACAAGTAATTACGCCTGACAGTGTAACCAATCCGCTCATTCAAGAAAGAAACCAAGTGGACCGTACAGGTGGATTTTATAGGCGTATCCAATAGAGACGAATTGTGTGCGTTGATGAACGATCAGGCAGATACAATTGTGTCAAATTGATGACCAATATCCAAGGGCAGACAACAGGGCACAATTTGCGAATAGAAATTTCTTGGACGGACACTAATTACGCATTTTCAAATTCCTCTACGAATTGTTCCAACTCAATACGCGTTTCGTTTGACGGTCAATTTCCACTGTGTTATTCTCATATCCCCAAATTTCATGCCCCAGAGAACGAAAGATATTTATGGGAATTATGTTGAGGGTTAGCACAATAATAACCTACCCATCAGAGGGAAACAGTAGGTTTGGATGCTCCTTGCACCATTTTGCAAAGTAATCTAGCGGGGCGCTGTTTAGCTTGTCATAAATCAGTGCATCCCAATGTTCTCGATTGTTATTCTCGTTCAAGAGTAATGCACTCAGGACTATATCGGTTGGCTTAGTCAAGTGCTCTCCTTGATACCCGCCATCTTTCCAAATTCGGTTAATGAAATCAACGGCAACTTCAATGTGTGAATCACGATCTGCTGTCATGCTTCCAAACGCTCTGCACAGAATTTTCAGTTGGGTGAGATCTGGACTTTCATCACGCTCAAAAACAGAAAACATATCCTTCAAACTCATTGGAATATGAAAATGCCCCCGATGAGCCAACTCCACTAATAGATCACTGTATTCATTACGAGCAAGCGTTTCGTTCTCCATAGCACTGACTAGGACAGCTTGGATCCACAGCCCTTTAACATCTAATAGAGACCTCGCAAAATGGCGCATGACCATATCTTCGCAGAGCAGCAGTAAGTTGTGCTTTCTCGCAAGAACCGCACAAATGAAAGCTTCACCTGTAGGAGAATTAATGATTTGCTCAACAGCATCAGGTAATTCGTCTGGAATTACAACAGCCTCAATTCTGCATTCTTTTTCAATGTCTGCAATCAATCCTTTCATTATGTTGAGCCGTTCGGTTTGCTCCTCGGGTGTGATAATCTGGCGATAATAGTTTCCCTCATGATAGTTTAGATACATCGTTTCTCGTGAGGAAAGATCCTCGCTACTTTGCACCATTCCTTGGAGAATCGCCATCTCGCTGGCCGGCATCAATAATACCCCTAGACATTTTCTGAGGACTGCTAGTACGCCTAATTCTGCAGCTCTCCAAGCCGTATAGGCATCAATGACGGCACCGGAATCGTCGTTGCTGTTAATCAACATGCGAGCTTCGGAATACTCAAACTCCGAACCAAAACTGACTTGGATACTTTTTCCAGTTAAGACTAAATAATCGGCAAAGGCAACGGGGCCTCCAACCATTCCCCACGCAACAAGGGACAATGGGATTTCACCCTTCAGATATGGGGTAGCCCGGTTGTAGAATGCCTGACTATGTTGTTGTACCTTGTCCAATATTGCCTGGATATTGTTATTATCAATACGGGAAACAGCAACATCTCTAACTTCTGGGTACCTTTCGCCGAGCACCTCACTCAGATAGTGAAAAGCTTGAAGCCACCGAGGTTTGATCTCAGATACGGTCCATATTTCGGTTGTGCCAGAGGCATTGGTATATTCAAATTGGCCGTTAACTTTCTTGCCGAAAGCTTGGGAAATAAATGCATTTGATAGATCCCCCCGTTCGCCCCATAACCTGTCCGCAGACTCACCGACTATTACTCGGTAGGTTTTGTTGTTTTGGGATGTAAAGCGAACCCATAGCCCCTCTGCAACCTCATCGTAAACTTTACCTTTAAGGTGCGGTGGAAACTGAAGCACTACCATCAAATATTCTTCCACAACAACAGGAGAATTAACTCCTTCAATTAGTGCTTCGTATGCTAAATCTATCGCCCGTTCATTTTCACCGAAATGAATTAGAAAATAGCAGAGATGAAGCCTATCCAAACTTAATCCTGGGAATTTTTCAATATTCGGATTCGAGAGAAGTGACCTGACGGCTTGTTTGTCACCTGCACGCAAGTGAGCTTGAATTAGGAGTGTCAAGTTTTCAACACATGTTTTCTTTTCAAACACCCCAGAAAATGGGCCGATTGCATCATGAGGATTTCCACTGTTGAACAGGAGAATCCCTTCCATCTTCTGAAAGTCATGCAGTTCTCGGATATGGGATGGGAGTTCTTCGAAAAAATCAATGGCTTGCTGACGGATCGGATATAGACTGATCAGAGCCTGCGCCAACAGCAGTAAAGCTTGACTCTTTCGGTCTACTGGGACATATCCAGATAGCATGTCAATAGCAGTCTCGTATTGTTTTCGATCTAATGCTTCTTGGGCAACGGAGGTACGAGAATCCAGTCGATCGTCACCTGCTTCCACGGCTTTTATCGCCGCCGTGAAATAATTTTCAGCAAGATCAAAATATTCATGCAACCGACAATACTGTGCAAGGGGAATCAATGCACAGGCATCATCTTGAAAATCATATTGATGCCTTTCTAATATTGAACAGCGTTTTTCCGCAGGGGCCAAATGTACCTGTGCGAGAACTCCAATTGCGACTGGAAATGTGCGTCTGCCTTTCGGAAAAGAGTCCAACTCATTGCTGACAAGATCGGAAATAGTCTGCCAGTCTTTGGTCACCAATGCGATCTCAAACCGCATTTTGATGGTCTCTTGATGATCCCCAACATCAGAGATGCACTCCAAAGCACGGTCAAATTCTCCTTGCTCAACTAATACAGCAGCCACGCCTATCTTCAATTCTTCATTTTCACGAAAAAGGTCGAGTGCCTGTTCACCTACCTTAAGGGCCTCTCCCGATTGACCTCTAATTCGATACGCAGTTACAAGGTTGATTGGGATGGATACCTCCCCTTCCCTAACGGGTCTATTATTGTATATTTTCGACCATAGAGAAGCATAGATTTTGATTGCTCTCTTAACATTATCTCGATCATCCTCACCTAATTCACGCCCGTAGACGAGGACAGACATCTTGATGACCTGTTCCAGAAGTGCACCGGCATAGAGTTCCAATACCTCATCGTTTTGTGGATAAATCTTGTATGCAGCTTTGGCAGCTTCCCACCAATCTCCATCATTACCTCGCTCCATCAGCCACCGCACATTTGCAATCGTTACTTCCTCGCTGCTCCGAACTGCACCAGACACATAGTCAAGAGGATCACTGACTGCCTCATCACCAATCAAACTATGAATGTAAAAGGCAGCGAGCCGGGCATTTTCAGGATGCGCTTGAAGTTTGGCTTCGGCAAACGATCTCAGATCATCCCAGTTATTACCGATTAGGAAACCCAATGCTTTGTTAGCAACTGCTTTTGGATTCTCGGGGTCAAGATCAAATGCTTCAATGAATCCTTTTGCAGCAACTCCTTGATTTCCAAGATTTAAGTGACAGCCAGCAATATTAGAAACAATCCTGAACCGAATGTAATTGGATGCTTTGCTGCAATGCCTTTCCAACAGCGATTCTAGCAATTTCAGCGCTACTGAAGGCTGATCCCGTACGAGAGTTGCATATTCATTGATTTGAGAGTCAAGTTCATCGTGAATTACTGAGTCATCAATTATTGGCTCAAAGGTATGAGAGAGAGATTGAAAAGCCAACAAAATATCATCTTGTTTTTTGCTTATCTCATCGAGTTTGCTGTCTGGTTGATCATCGAAAAACGTATATGTCGGGACAAAAGCTCGAATTGCTTCCGGGTGCTGATTGATTTCATCTTGTAGTGTCTCCCAACCCCAGACACAGACTCGCATTCCCTCTGGATGATCCCCGCTTTTCGGCACCGACAACTCCAGTGCGAGCTTATCTAGTTTAGCATCCTTCGGTGCAGTGGTGACAATGTAATATTCCGACAGGGAAGGCTTAAACTGCCGTGCCTTTTTTGCTTCTTTCTTCACCTCCCTCACTGACAATTTCTTACCCTGTTCCTTTCGTTTACATTGAATTCCAACGATTTTATTTTTGTCACTATTTCGTCGTCCAAGAATTAGCCCATGAACGTCAACCCCTTGTTGTGTTTGCCCACGCTTACCGTGACGATCAACTCCCGGGTCTCCAAGAATACACCGAAATAAAACCTTTATCCCACGCTCAAAATCGTATTCGTCTAGTGGCTTGGGAATTTGAATTTGCATGGTAGGTATCTAACTGATTGTAAATATATCATAGGATATGCGGAGGGTGTTGTACCCCTGCAAGGACGGAGTGCTTTTTAGATGGTAGTAGTAAGACTGGGTCGGGATGCTGCAAGAGGATCCTGTGACCAATCATTTTCTAAACGTTAGATCTGAAATTTCTCTACACCATCATCGTGTGGAAACTCTGGTCCGTACCATATCCCTGTGTCCAACCATCCTTCGTAGAAAAACAGCCACAAAGCAGTCCATGGAATGGTAACTTTCGCAACCAAGTGAGACGGGTGCCACGGGAACACTTTAGGGTTCACAAGGCATAGAGACTTGTCGTCGGGCCAAACATGGGGAGCCATTGAATGAAGCTCCGGGGATAACACAAACACTTTGGGATGACACGAAGGGGTGTATTTTACTGCGATTTTATATGATTGCAAAGTTTCCCCAGGCTTTAATGTGCCAGTAAAAACAATCCCATCTCCCTTATTACCACATTGAAAGTCTGGGAACTTGCTCTTCATAGCTAACTTCTGACAGGCCATTGAATCTCTAAAAGATTTATTACGGTTACGCATTTGCCTTAGGCCGCCCCTGCCGTAATAGCCTCTGTTGTAAGGAGGTACAACTCCTAGAGATCCAATGACGCCGGATGGGCTAACACCGACTTGCGCCTTGCTAAAATCATTCGCGACCTCCTGATATTTATTGCTACATTTTGATACCTCAGTTGGGAACTTCCCGTCAAACAGATGAGGGCCGTTCCATAGGTCAATCGTCTCTTGTTCATCTATAGAATCACGAGCTGTCTTGGCGTCTTCGTAAGCAGACCTCAAGCGGTCTCGGAATGAGGTAAACTGGTCGAAGTGCCAATCTCGAGCCAGATTCTCTTCTGGAAGAGATGGATTGGGAACATCCAGTTCATCAGCGTTGGAACACTCGTCTGCCCATGCTATCATTCCACCAAGTACCTGTACCAGAGCATCATCTACCGACAGGGCCTCTTTCGGAAGAAACCGGCCCGCCAGCGTTGTGAGAACCATTGAGTTTGGACTTTCAAGCTTGTGAAGATCTTTCCAATACTTGACGAGTCGCACGACCCGTCGAAGATGACCTGACCCATTACGATTT from Rhodothermaceae bacterium includes:
- a CDS encoding T9SS type A sorting domain-containing protein → MRCTVFLLTLIPFVSPLAQPDLPIRQFERHPSRYEYLTFSPDGTKLLTRSAHLLGCTHSNDTDTCEYVASTILWDVSTGHMLRELHSYRYEDGEGYPRHPHPPLFSPDGLQLASSERDSLIRIWDVATGRLLTETPGLGEGMIFSPNGAYVSFHDGTQVRLWDWTTRRVRFLRHRSNVISTAFTPGGIYLMSVADDGIRRLWDLATGRVVQQTSNPDAIGIIKFSPDGTYLATQVGNSEIILSDADTGQQVWRTKPSGEEEYIEDWAFSPGGTYLVMQVRTDRTPPFFDLIDVTTGMEVAQFRRDWSTTASCCWYRSWFGFSMGDSYFLELIESSFDGDHVRVWDTATGQTIYTITAEGPLAMSNDGQFLALIREDQEDEPVRLWASPSLTLQFDEHIENQGYFLGRPITPLVLPNAIGGIPPVYYTLSPELLADLQYDAPTKTISGIPTAVTSDPVEYTYTATSINGQVDSLKFEISVSEPTFTETTTSLPETFTVIGNYPNPFEGVTQLVFDLPWPAHVRAEIIDVTGRQVLAVPENRSEAGWHRQIKIDGASLPSGIYLYHLIANSPAGIFVHTGRIVKVR
- a CDS encoding nucleotidyltransferase; the protein is MILKKAFDNFLRDRVNLNQTRIDRIISAHHSVREKLEEDEWISKYFIDSKLQGSYALGTAIRSSHKEGTYDVDVVLGLDLEDEYGQLPSGISVLKNVQSALEEISLYSGKTEILKCCVRVAYSSDGLDFHLDVVPAHVPEGMRDPLQIPRDWDKTNPLGYIDWFNETNRNGSGHLRRVVRLVKYWKDLHKLESPNSMVLTTLAGRFLPKEALSVDDALVQVLGGMIAWADECSNADELDVPNPSLPEENLARDWHFDQFTSFRDRLRSAYEDAKTARDSIDEQETIDLWNGPHLFDGKFPTEVSKCSNKYQEVANDFSKAQVGVSPSGVIGSLGVVPPYNRGYYGRGGLRQMRNRNKSFRDSMACQKLAMKSKFPDFQCGNKGDGIVFTGTLKPGETLQSYKIAVKYTPSCHPKVFVLSPELHSMAPHVWPDDKSLCLVNPKVFPWHPSHLVAKVTIPWTALWLFFYEGWLDTGIWYGPEFPHDDGVEKFQI